The following proteins are co-located in the Limanda limanda chromosome 5, fLimLim1.1, whole genome shotgun sequence genome:
- the sb:cb288 gene encoding uncharacterized protein sb:cb288 — translation MWTEEEKKNQSESSTIAAGDSSKMGDPDLTGQLFQAIQQRNGSAAAVTLPSSTEDPSTTISGIIPGAIAAAVFITFLLALYAVLWKCMVSPPQRKHSKVRVRLQPRSSV, via the exons AtgtggacggaggaggagaagaagaaccagAGTGAAAGTTCCACCATCGCAGCCGGAGACAGCTCGAAG ATGGGCGACCCAGATCTGACAGGGCAGCTCTTCCAGGCAATTCAGCAGAGAAACG GTTCAGCCGCAGCGGTCACTCTTCCCTCCAGCACAGAGGACCCTTCAACCACCATCAGTGGGATCATCCCCG GTGCGATCGCAGCCGCGGTGTTCATCACTTTTCTCCTCGCTCTCTACGCCGTCCTGTGGAAGTGCATGGTGTCGCCACCACAACG AAAGCACAGCAAGGTGAGGGTGAGACTGCAGCCGAGGAGTTCTGTGTGA